Within the Salinibacterium sp. TMP30 genome, the region TTGCCCATATTGAGGGCTTCGGGGTCGACGATCTTTTCGGCGACGAAACGAGGGTTGGGGTCGACGCCCGAACCCATTGGGTGATGACCCATGTGCTCTACGCCGCCGGCAATCGTCAGATCATAAGCACCAAAGGCGATTCCGCCAGCCACGTTAGTGACGGCAGTCATCGCGCCAGCACACATGCGGTCAATGGCGTAACCAGGAACCGACGTTGGCAGTCCTGCGAGAAGTGCTGCGCTTCGGCCGATCGTGAGGCCCTGATCGCCTGTCTGGGTGGTTGCAGCGATAGCAACTTCATCAAAGCGATCTTTGGGAATCTGGGGGTTACGTTCCAGTAGTCCGATCATCGCCTTGACGACGAGGTCATCAGCCCTGGTATTCCAGAACATGCCCTTCTCGCCAGCACGTCCAAATGGAGTACGGACTCCATCTACGAATACAATCTCGGTTTCCTTGGCCACAATGCCTCCACTAAATCCTTGGATGTAGCACTGATCCTAGGCGGCCAAGTTTTGGGCTGAGGAATCCTTTGACTGTTCCTACGAATCGGCCTCGCCGGACTCCTCCGGCGTTTGGCTAGCTTCGACAAAGGCTTGGGCGATTGACTGTGCAGAAACGTCAATTTGCCATTGCCGTGCACCTAGGCTCTCAAGTGCTTCAGAGACGCTTTGTGGCGTGATGTCAGTTGGTGGTGTCCATGAAACTCGCCTCAAGTAATCGGGCGTCAGTAGATTCTCGATCGGGATCGACAACTCTTCGGAGTGCTCGCTCATCACCGCACGAGCAGCTTTAAGTCGAAGGTCGGCTTCTGGGTTCTTGTCTGACCACACTCGCGGCGGCGGAAGAGCATCGCTTGCGACTCGAGATGCCGGGATGTCTGTGGAGGCGAGGCCGCTTTGGATCGCATTCCACCAACGATCAATTTGGGTGCGACTCGCGCGCCCGCTGAATTCCTTCAGCACAGAAAGCTGACGTTTGGTCTCCGGAAGCACGCGCGCAGCGGCAAGGAGTGCAGAATCGGGAACCAACCGACCGGGGGCAGTGTCGACTTCTTGAGCGTAAGTGTCCCGAGCTAGCCACAGTTCACGCGCAACCGCGAGATTCTTGCCGCCGCGAATGGAGTGCACACCACTGAGTCGACGCCACGGTTCTGAGCGCACATTGCTGAGATCTCGTACCAACACAGAGTCAAACTCTTGTTGAGCAATTTCGTGCTTATTTGCTGAGTCAAGCAGCTCGCCCAGAGCTTCGCGGAGATCGACAAGTAGCTCCACATCGAGGGCTGCGTACACCAGCCAGGGCTGCGGAAGGGGACGCGTTGACCAATCCGCCGACGAGTGTTCCTTAGCAAGGTGGATCCCGAGGAGATGTTCAACGACCGTGCCAAGCCCGACCCGGGGAAGTCCAGCAAGACGCGCGCCGAGCTCGGTGTCGAACAGCCGAGTGGGATGCAGCCCGACTTCACGCAGACAGGTCAGATCTTGCGTGGCTGCGTGCAAGATCCATTCTTCGTCGGCAATAATATCGTTGAGTTCGCCGAAATCGCCTATCGCTGGTGGATCGAACAAGAAGGTTCCTGCGCCTCGCCGGAAGATTTGGATCAGGTATGCGCGTTGCGAATAGCGATAGCCGCTCGCGCGTTCGGCGTCGATAGCGATGGGACCGCGGCCCTCGGCGATAGTCGCGACAGCGGCGCGGTAGTCGTCCCAGTCATCAATGACGATAACGGGCTCATGAGGGGCTTGGGTGGCGTGCAACTCGCCCTCAGGGTCTGCACTTTCGGATGCGCTACTCACGTCCAACTTTATGGGCCGACAATAGGGTGACTCCTTCAATCGCGGGTGGTAGTCCAGCTAACATGCAGACCAGTTCACTCCAGCCTTCCACATGTGCGGACATGCTGAGATCTTTGGGGCTCCACGATGCTCGCAATTCAATCTGTGCACCGTCAGGCTGAGACTCTAGTTCGCCGAATCCCGTGGACAGTATGCGGGTCGCGGTGCCAGACACTTGATCGTAGGTAGCGCCGCGGCTGTCTAATGCGTCAGTGAGCCACGACCACGTGACTGCACTGAGGAACGGATCGACGCCGATTTCTGGTTCTAGGGGAGCTTGCGCAAAACAAATGATTCGGAACGCGCTGTTCCACGCATCCGGAACTTCTGGGTCGTAAAGGAGAACGAAACGACCAGTGCCAAAATCTGAGTCTTCCCCGTGGCGTGCTGGCGTGACATCCGCAGCAAGAGCAAACGACCACGGAGCGATCTCAGAAGGAGCGGTAATCTCGGTCACAGCCAACTCAGAACGCAAGACTGCGCCACGAACGGACTCAACCGCTGACGCGAATGCCGCGGGTGGGGTTGGTCCAGCTGGCGAATCGGGCACGACAGAAGATTAGGCTTTAGGCGAACGATCGCTGGTGAGGCACGCCGAACGATGGCGGCTGCGAGACGGAGGTAGTTGGATGCGGGAAGCAAGGAACGTGCGCATCATCGTCGGAGTGCTCAGCGGCATTGCTATCGGCGCTGCAGCAATTGGTACGATCGGGCTCGCACTAGCCGCAGCGCTTTCAGTGCTCTTAGCCCGACGGTTCGTCACCCCGCCGGGGCGTGCCGAAAGCGGATTACGTGTGCTGGCGGTGGGAGAATCGACGATCGTTCTCTCTGGATCGGTTGAGAGTCGAGCACCGGGCCGTTTCAGTCTGTGGTTTGCCGACGAGACAGGGCACGCTCGCATTGGCGCCGTGATCTCTCAGAGTGCCAAGTGGGTTGCTCGTGAATTGCTCACGGTGACACCAGGGCCGCCAGTTGCTGGCGACAATGCTCGCACCAGCGGATGGTTCTATTTGAGTCCCGCTGACTTAGGCCTCGATTTCGCTGATGTCGTCATCGACACTGAGCTAGGTCCGGCGCCTGCGTGGTTGGTGCCGGCTGCGCAACCCCATTCTACGTGGGCAATTCATGTTCACGGTCGTGGCGTCCAACGCCCGGAGACGCTGCGAGCATTGAGCGAATTCTACGATGCAGGGGTGACTTCGCTCTCGGTGTCGTATCGAAACGACACGGAGGCACCAGATTCCGCCGACCGACGTTATGGCCTAGGCACGACCGAGTATCGCGATGTCGATTCTGCTATTACTTTTGCGCGCGCGGCCGGCGCGAAGCGCATCGTCTTGATGGGGTGGTCAATGGGCGGCGCGACAGTGCTTCAAACACTCATGCGATCTGCCAACCGAGACATGATTATTGGGCTGGTGCTCGATTCGCCGGTCGTTGCCTGGGGACCGACCATTGAAATGCACGGCACTATTAACCATATTCCGACGCGTATTCAACACGCGGCTCAGACGGTTCTGGGTAGTGAGCAAGCACAACTTCTTGTGGGCATCGCTAATCCGGTTGATCTGTCTGCGATGAACTTTATTGAGCGCGCTGCAGAGCTGGACAGGCCCATCCTGCTCATGCACAGCACACATGACGCCTACGTCCCAGTCGAGCCGTCCCGTATGTTGGCAGACCTGCGCCCAGACATCGTGACCTACGAAGAGTTTGATACGGCGGGTCATACGAGACTGTGGAATTACGACAGCGAACGCTGGCTCGGCGCGATTCGTGCTTGGCTGAGCATCCACGTTGGCGACGTGGCTGCCGACGAGCCTGTCGGGGATGTTGGCTAAGTGAGGCTCTTAAGGCGAATCTGACGTTTTGCTCGTGCGAGCATCCCCGTCATTCCCCGCAGGCGTAGCGGGCTGACTGCTTTGGCAAGGCCAAGTGATTGAGGAAAGTCATCTGACAGTTCCAATACCTCCTGCGTGCTGAGACCAGAAAGCCCTTGCGCCAATATTGACGCGAAGCCTCGCGTAGTCGGTGCCTCGGGAGGTGCGGTTGCGTACATGTGCACGGTGTCGTTTTCAACCTCAATGAAGATGAAGACGGGGGACTGGCACTCTTCGACCCGTTCGAACAAATCTGGATGATCCCGGTAGCGTTCCGGCAGCTCCGGCAGCTCGTTCGAAAATTCGAGGAGAAGCTGCAGCCGATCCCGCAGCTGGAGGTCCAAAAAATCGTCGCGAATTTCGGCCAACTGGGTCGGGATCTGCTGCTCACTCATCGGTTAAGTCTAACGCGAAGGAACCTCTCCCGGCTCGGTGCCTATGACGATGGGAACAGCGACCAAGGAACCCCATTCGGTCCACGATCCGTCGTAGTTGCGCACGTTCTCGAAGCCCATGAGGTAGTTAAGTACGAACCAGGTGTGGCTTGAGCGCTCACCGATGCGGCAGTAGGCGACGATCTCGTCACCATCCTTCAGCCCTGCACCAGTGCGGTAGATGTCATTCAGTTCGCTGAGGGGTCGGAAGGTTCCGTCGTCGGCGACAGCCTTCGACCATGGCACGCTCTGAGCGCTGGGAATGTGACCGGCTCGCAGTGCACCTTCTTCGGGGTACGCGGGAGCAGTGGTGCGCTCTCCGCTGTACTCCTCTGGGGAACGAACATCGATTAGCGGGTTACCGAGGTGAGTGAGCACATCGTCACGGAACGCACGAATTGTGGAGTCATTGCGCTCGACGATCGGGTACTCAGTGGCTGCGGGCGTTGGAACATCGAGTGTGTACTCTCGACCATCCGCTTCCCATTTGGCGCGGCCGCCATCGAGCAAGCGAACGTCGTCATGGCCGAAGAGGGTGAACACCCATAGGGCATACGCAGCCCACCAGTTGGTCTTGTCTCCATAGATGACGACCGTGGTGTCACGCGAAATACCGCTGCGCGACATGAGCTCGGCAAAAGCTTCGCCGTCAATATAGTCACGAGTCACAGGATCGTTGAGGTCCGTATGCCAGTCAATTTTCACGGCACCGCGGATGTGTCCGGTCTCGTAGAGCAGAACGTCTTCATCGGATTCAACGACAACCAGTCCAGGGCTCTCGAGGCGTGCTTCAAGCCAGTCCACAGAGACCAGTCGTTCAGGGTTGGAGAACTCAACGAATTGAGGGGCCGGGTCGCGTTCGATAGTCATAGCTACCTCCGATTAGTGGATGAAAAACTGGTGCGGACTTCAAACTAAGCTTGATTAGTCCCTTGCCCAAGAAAATTACGCACTCGCCGCTGATTACACCGCGTTGCCGTAAGACTGCGAAACATAACCGAGGCTGAGAATGAGCGCTACCGCGCCGACGACTCCTGAGCGTCTAGTCGATCGTATCCCGTCGTTGACCGGAGCGCAGATGCTCGCCGAACTTGTGCCTCCGCGCCAGTTCACCGAAGCGACTCTCGATTCGTATCGGCCAGACCGCGACTACCCATCTCAGGGCGCTGCTGTTGCCGCTATACGCAACTTTTCGGCAAACCCGAGACAGGGTGGGCTCTTCTCGCGCAAGAAGACTCCCGTAGCTAAGCCTGGGGTGTACTTCGATGGAGGGTTCGGTGTCGGCAAGACTCATTTGCTCGCAGCGCTCTGGCACCAGATGCCGGGTAGAAAATATTTCGGCACCTTCATTGAGTACACAGCCCTTGTTGGCGCGCTCGGGTACGCACAAGCCGTCCACCTATTGAAGGGTGCATCGCTCGTCTGCATTGACGAATTTGAGCTCGACGATCCGGGCGATACGCGCCTGATCTCTCGACTGTTGTCGGAGCTCGTTGCCTCCGGGGCGAAAATTGCGGCAACGTCGAATACGCCGCCAAATGCGCTCGGCGAAGGTCGTTTTGCCGCTCAAGACTTCTTGAGAGAGATCGACTCGCTCGCCGCCAAATTCGAAACTCTTCGTATCGATGGGCTTGACTACCGACGCCGCGACACGGGTGCACACGCCATCGCGGTTGATAGTGCTGCTGCTGCGGTCGCTGCGGTCGCTGGCACGGTAACTCTTGATTCGTTCGACGAGGTTCTGAAGCATCTTTCCGGGGTGCATCCCTCCCGCTACGTCAAACTGGTTGAGGGCATCGATGCGATCGGAATGACGGGCGTACATCCATTCAAGAACCAGACGGATGCACTGCGATTTGTCGCATTCGTCGACCGACTCTATGACGCTCAGGTTCGCATCTACGCAGAGGGAACACCGCTCGACGATGTATTCCCCGACGACATGCTTGCGGGCGGCTACAGCAAGAAGTACCTGCGTGCTGTTTCTCGACTTATCGCCCTAACCTCGAACAATAGCTAGACCACATCAGCACTGACTAGACCACATCAGCGATAACGGGGGGTCAGATGCGCGCTACGGCGGGTGGTTCTCGGCATATCCATTGTGTATGTGCTCGTTGAGGCATAAGACTGGTTGGGGGGAGGTTCACTGTGGCGGAAGAGTTCACGGCGGCGACCATTGGGGTGATTGCTCTTGCGGTTCTGCTGACTGCGCTAATCGTGTTGTACGCCCCCATATTGCCCGCTGCCTCGTGGACGCGAATCATGACAGAGTCCCTGGGATGCGCAGCTCCCGGCGTAGCTGCTTGGCTGCTACTTGGGCCGATCATATCGACGGGCCTGAGGGGCGTCATGATGCCGTCACTAGCGCTACTCGGGGGAATCTGTTGCTATCTGGTGACTCTAGTGGCCCGAAGCGCGGGGGCTTCGTTCGTGCGCAGCATAATCTATGGCTGCATTTGGGCGGTGGGTGTGTTTGTTCCGACTGCGGTGCGCACGTTTGAACCCTTCGGCACGATCGCCGCCCCCGGGCTGAGTCCCATTGATCACGGAGGCGCTCTAGTGATGAGCGTCGCCGTCGGAGCAGCCATGTTTGCCGTTCTGGTCGTGGAGCGAAAGTCTCTGATCCGCGGCGCTCGAATGTCTGTACCGGCCCCTGTGGGCGTTGTCGCCTTGGTCATGGTCGTTCTGTCGTGGATCGGATGGCTGGTTGGCGCTGAGTTTGCCATTGATGATGTTGCAGCACCCATCATCGTTAACGGTGCAGTGAGCTCGATTGCGGGTGCTGTCGGCTGGGTCGCAGTGCAGTTGATCAGCCATGGTGTGATCAGTCTCAGGTCTCTCGCCGGGGGGCTCGTCAGCGGTTTGATCGCGGTAACTGCAGGTGCTCCGCTTTTCACTCCAGTCTCGGCGGCAGTTGCCGGTCTGATCGCCGGCGGCGTTGCGTGTGTC harbors:
- a CDS encoding SufE family protein; this translates as MSEQQIPTQLAEIRDDFLDLQLRDRLQLLLEFSNELPELPERYRDHPDLFERVEECQSPVFIFIEVENDTVHMYATAPPEAPTTRGFASILAQGLSGLSTQEVLELSDDFPQSLGLAKAVSPLRLRGMTGMLARAKRQIRLKSLT
- a CDS encoding DUF3000 domain-containing protein, translated to MPDSPAGPTPPAAFASAVESVRGAVLRSELAVTEITAPSEIAPWSFALAADVTPARHGEDSDFGTGRFVLLYDPEVPDAWNSAFRIICFAQAPLEPEIGVDPFLSAVTWSWLTDALDSRGATYDQVSGTATRILSTGFGELESQPDGAQIELRASWSPKDLSMSAHVEGWSELVCMLAGLPPAIEGVTLLSAHKVGRE
- a CDS encoding ammonium transporter, with the translated sequence MRSIIYGCIWAVGVFVPTAVRTFEPFGTIAAPGLSPIDHGGALVMSVAVGAAMFAVLVVERKSLIRGARMSVPAPVGVVALVMVVLSWIGWLVGAEFAIDDVAAPIIVNGAVSSIAGAVGWVAVQLISHGVISLRSLAGGLVSGLIAVTAGAPLFTPVSAAVAGLIAGGVACVFTVRRGSPLGNQLRFLVNTHLLGGSLGVMSLGILATGSGFLFTGQTAVFQEQLLSVVATASWSFVFSSGCWWLLSKVGRDIRVGRVRVFAE
- a CDS encoding sulfurtransferase, which gives rise to MTIERDPAPQFVEFSNPERLVSVDWLEARLESPGLVVVESDEDVLLYETGHIRGAVKIDWHTDLNDPVTRDYIDGEAFAELMSRSGISRDTTVVIYGDKTNWWAAYALWVFTLFGHDDVRLLDGGRAKWEADGREYTLDVPTPAATEYPIVERNDSTIRAFRDDVLTHLGNPLIDVRSPEEYSGERTTAPAYPEEGALRAGHIPSAQSVPWSKAVADDGTFRPLSELNDIYRTGAGLKDGDEIVAYCRIGERSSHTWFVLNYLMGFENVRNYDGSWTEWGSLVAVPIVIGTEPGEVPSR
- a CDS encoding HRDC domain-containing protein, producing the protein MSSASESADPEGELHATQAPHEPVIVIDDWDDYRAAVATIAEGRGPIAIDAERASGYRYSQRAYLIQIFRRGAGTFLFDPPAIGDFGELNDIIADEEWILHAATQDLTCLREVGLHPTRLFDTELGARLAGLPRVGLGTVVEHLLGIHLAKEHSSADWSTRPLPQPWLVYAALDVELLVDLREALGELLDSANKHEIAQQEFDSVLVRDLSNVRSEPWRRLSGVHSIRGGKNLAVARELWLARDTYAQEVDTAPGRLVPDSALLAAARVLPETKRQLSVLKEFSGRASRTQIDRWWNAIQSGLASTDIPASRVASDALPPPRVWSDKNPEADLRLKAARAVMSEHSEELSIPIENLLTPDYLRRVSWTPPTDITPQSVSEALESLGARQWQIDVSAQSIAQAFVEASQTPEESGEADS
- a CDS encoding alpha/beta fold hydrolase, whose protein sequence is MREARNVRIIVGVLSGIAIGAAAIGTIGLALAAALSVLLARRFVTPPGRAESGLRVLAVGESTIVLSGSVESRAPGRFSLWFADETGHARIGAVISQSAKWVARELLTVTPGPPVAGDNARTSGWFYLSPADLGLDFADVVIDTELGPAPAWLVPAAQPHSTWAIHVHGRGVQRPETLRALSEFYDAGVTSLSVSYRNDTEAPDSADRRYGLGTTEYRDVDSAITFARAAGAKRIVLMGWSMGGATVLQTLMRSANRDMIIGLVLDSPVVAWGPTIEMHGTINHIPTRIQHAAQTVLGSEQAQLLVGIANPVDLSAMNFIERAAELDRPILLMHSTHDAYVPVEPSRMLADLRPDIVTYEEFDTAGHTRLWNYDSERWLGAIRAWLSIHVGDVAADEPVGDVG
- the zapE gene encoding cell division protein ZapE, producing MSATAPTTPERLVDRIPSLTGAQMLAELVPPRQFTEATLDSYRPDRDYPSQGAAVAAIRNFSANPRQGGLFSRKKTPVAKPGVYFDGGFGVGKTHLLAALWHQMPGRKYFGTFIEYTALVGALGYAQAVHLLKGASLVCIDEFELDDPGDTRLISRLLSELVASGAKIAATSNTPPNALGEGRFAAQDFLREIDSLAAKFETLRIDGLDYRRRDTGAHAIAVDSAAAAVAAVAGTVTLDSFDEVLKHLSGVHPSRYVKLVEGIDAIGMTGVHPFKNQTDALRFVAFVDRLYDAQVRIYAEGTPLDDVFPDDMLAGGYSKKYLRAVSRLIALTSNNS